ATCGAGCGGATCACCCGAGAGAAGGTGAACGGGTCCACCGTCAATGTCGGCATCAACCCCTCCAAGGTCGTCATCACCAAGCTCCGCCTCGACAAGGACCGCAAGTCTCTGCTGGACCGCAAGGCCAAGGGCCGCGCCGTCGCTGACAAGGACAAAGGCACCAAGTTCACCGCAGAGGATATCATGCAAAACGTCGATTGATTTCGATCGATTTCATTTGGGTTCGTGTTTttgttattgaaatgaaattaGCGACTGTCAAGTTAAGCACTTTAGTTTTGATTATGCTTTAATGGATTTGGCGTTTAATCTAATCTTcgatttgagaaaaaaaaaaatttggttctGCACTGTGATGCTTGCTTGTTCTGCACTCTCGCCATGTCTGCACTGGTGATTAAATTCTGGATGAAGCATTTACATTTTTCGGGATGCTGGATGAAGCAATGAAGTAGCTGTTAATTGTTCTTTACAACCCAATGCCAAAAAGTACAGCAGTATGCAAACATAAGTTCATAACAGAAGGTGGAGTTTAGAAGTACTGAATCATATCACTTGTCTCAGATGTTTGTTTAGGTTACTGGACCTgtttttttctgtttgtttctcagGAAAATTTGCAGGCCCACCTGGTTTCATTTCTCTGGTTGTTGGATTTGCAA
The nucleotide sequence above comes from Malus sylvestris chromosome 16, drMalSylv7.2, whole genome shotgun sequence. Encoded proteins:
- the LOC126606929 gene encoding 60S ribosomal protein L26-1-like codes for the protein MPVRKDDEVQVVRGTYKGREGKVVQVYRRKLVIHIERITREKVNGSTVNVGINPSKVVITKLRLDKDRKSLLDRKAKGRAVADKDKGTKFTAEDIMQNVD